The Pseudomonadota bacterium DNA segment TGCCAAAGCGCGTCGGACTACCCATGACCAGGCCGGCACAGTCGCTCAGGTCCTGTTGCGTGGCGTAGGGCGGTCCGTCTTCGGGAACCACCGGCTCGCTGGCTTCACAATCGGCGCTGACGGCGGGCACCGTCCTGAGTCTGGCGCTGCATTTTTCGACCGACTCTATACCCAGGCACACCTGGCGTGCCAGTTCGGCGGTTGCACCATCCCTGGAATAATAAAGAACCAGGATTTCGGCATTCATCGAAGAATCTCCAGCACTTGTTCGGGTGGCCTGCCAATTCGCGCCATCCCGCCGGCCAATACGATGGGCCGCTCTATCAGGACCGGGTTGTCGAGCATCGCCTGGATAAGTTCATCATCGCACAGGCCGGCGTTGTCGAGGCCCAGTTCCTGATAAACGCTTTCGGTGCGCCGCATGAGCTGTCTCGGCTGTAGCATCAGCAGGGAAAGGATTTTTAGCAGGGTTTCCTTGCCAGGCGGGTCGACGAGGTACTCGATAACGGTCGGATTCAGCCCC contains these protein-coding regions:
- the arsC gene encoding arsenate reductase (glutaredoxin) (This arsenate reductase requires both glutathione and glutaredoxin to convert arsenate to arsenite, after which the efflux transporter formed by ArsA and ArsB can extrude the arsenite from the cell, providing resistance.); this encodes METVIYHNPRCSKSRATLQLLRDRGLNPTVIEYLVDPPGKETLLKILSLLMLQPRQLMRRTESVYQELGLDNAGLCDDELIQAMLDNPVLIERPIVLAGGMARIGRPPEQVLEILR